A stretch of the Candidatus Binataceae bacterium genome encodes the following:
- a CDS encoding Thivi_2564 family membrane protein, producing the protein MTLVDIVVILVIAGLLMWLINTYIPMAAAIKSLLNIVVFVVLLIWVLQSLGIIGEVAGIRIPPLK; encoded by the coding sequence ATGACGTTGGTGGACATTGTCGTCATACTGGTAATCGCAGGTCTCCTCATGTGGTTGATCAATACCTACATTCCGATGGCAGCAGCGATTAAGAGCTTGCTCAACATCGTGGTCTTTGTTGTTCTGCTAATCTGGGTTCTACAGTCACTGGGGATTATCGGCGAGGTCGCGGGTATTCGGATACCTCCCCTCAAATGA